In one window of Cytophagaceae bacterium ABcell3 DNA:
- a CDS encoding PKD domain-containing protein yields MEIKVLGKKRKAVIVWLLSMLFISVDALAQRDLPNPGSNVQEIPAGSFVVPMCTTYQSIVPADAPPFNLKSYGLIYNLLQSGVRVKWAIRTPKERDDVDFSAVAERFFPDYVAANMMDFRGGPFIVPDTILPCGTSSLDIINNFGNDVAVYKLVENTNVDVGYTLTHRPKIAVFNNGNNEQIHTKILNGAGIHDYDIMDAADIRELMNCYTFASEPHADLNQVSQEVVDGVREFLMNGGNFLAQCAAVGTYENQGLFHTTNGIETVNTEVSHLYPNADLAYSQMHGPMEENEGGSIDNWTLAEGSAWQPHAYRSVSHIIDDTVVAMGAKLTDPGVPGGNVYYLGGHDYGRTGSPRNPDLELTTLLRLNALRLYLNAAVVASGNPNMAWADAGGPVAEIGCSDSVMLGCEPVGPPQATYLWTPAEGLSCTTCPNPMASPSETTTYTVHVTHGCTVTDTIQVKVESTPVAEFTNDTVCEGLPTTFVDETTGGEGYWLWDFGDTASGDDNTSNLQNPEHIFSSAGTFEVTLIAGSSESCADTIVQEVIVNPSPVVSVNSPLVCEGDSTELVAEGATSYSWSTGDTTETIYINPLENDFITVTGSAEGCTSVDTAWVTVSPVLSLTTEVVDVSCYGDSSGAASVEVSGGIEPFTYSWSTDPEQDTELVENLFAGTYSVIVTDSIGCVDSASVDILEPEVLEVEGETEDVSCYGGADGSASVLVSGGTQPYSYSWDTSPVQRTSEAIDLMAGEYTVVVTDSLGCSDSLTVIIDQPDGLELEVEASDVYCYGDSTGTAAVTVAGGTAPYGFRWSTIPEQTSEEATGLSAGDYSVFVTDSTGCEDTIMVTISQPDSLELVVDKIDVSCYGGTDGSAAVEVAGGTAPYSYSWDTSPEQTSADITDLAEGIYNVLVTDSLGCQDTIGVQIYQPDSIALSIETLNVNCYDGNDGSATVHASGGTAPYSYLWDSSPEQNTAHAEDLVAGVYLVTVTDSLGCTDTASAIISQPEALVSEAVFTDVTCYGGDDGQASASTTGGIEPYTYSWDTDPVQDDSDATGLTAGDYVLTVTDSVGCTDSLVVTITQPERLVLSAEATDALCYGDSSGTASVSVTGGVAPYEYSWNTSPAQISEDAMDLPAGVYTVTVTDSSGCQDTVSANVGQPDLIVLNTESTGVSCLDGDDGSASVSVTGGTAPFTYNWNTSPVQTTSTASELGVGEYIVTVLDANQCEMSDTVMLGSPDMPVADFSSGTACLGDGPVSFTDLSVEPPGSEITEWEWSFGDPSSGNLNHSDVQNPDHEYGSEGIFEVTLTVITDKGCSDYIAKPVEVFPLPRAHFGSPSEGCAPLCVDFIDSSTVLSGTIESWEWDLGDASAPEEALSTEQNPSHCFTEVGSYDVSLRVVTDNGCLAELKVNEFVKVHPDPAAPVLDNERICTDTEDYQDIGVDEVEGYSYFWEQTFDSSAVITVSEPGDYLLRITNQWGCSSEGTANVRDVCPPRLFVGNAFSPDGDGINDLFTVHSAFIGDYQMLIFNRWGEIIFESRDVNEFWDGNYRGEPMPVGVYPWIIIYEGIAEEYRGPYKKEGSVTIIR; encoded by the coding sequence ATGGAAATAAAGGTTTTAGGTAAGAAAAGAAAAGCTGTGATAGTGTGGCTGTTGTCTATGCTGTTTATTTCAGTTGATGCGCTTGCCCAGAGAGACCTGCCAAATCCTGGGTCTAATGTTCAGGAAATCCCTGCTGGTTCATTTGTTGTACCCATGTGTACCACTTACCAATCTATTGTTCCTGCTGACGCACCACCTTTTAATTTAAAATCATACGGGTTAATCTATAATTTGTTGCAAAGCGGGGTACGTGTAAAATGGGCTATCCGTACGCCAAAAGAAAGGGACGATGTAGATTTTAGTGCCGTGGCAGAAAGGTTTTTCCCAGATTATGTGGCGGCAAATATGATGGACTTTCGTGGCGGGCCTTTTATCGTTCCTGATACTATTTTGCCATGCGGTACAAGTTCATTAGATATTATTAATAATTTTGGGAATGACGTTGCGGTATACAAACTAGTTGAAAATACCAATGTTGATGTTGGGTACACACTTACGCATCGACCTAAAATAGCCGTCTTTAATAACGGTAACAATGAGCAGATACACACAAAAATACTTAATGGAGCTGGTATTCATGATTATGACATTATGGATGCTGCTGATATCCGCGAGCTTATGAATTGCTATACATTTGCTTCTGAGCCACATGCTGATCTTAACCAAGTAAGTCAAGAGGTTGTTGACGGGGTTCGGGAGTTTTTGATGAACGGCGGAAATTTTTTGGCTCAGTGTGCAGCTGTAGGAACTTATGAAAATCAAGGACTTTTCCATACTACTAACGGGATTGAGACGGTAAATACAGAAGTCTCGCATTTGTACCCCAATGCGGATCTTGCATATTCTCAAATGCATGGGCCAATGGAAGAAAACGAAGGTGGGTCTATTGACAACTGGACATTGGCTGAAGGTTCAGCGTGGCAGCCTCATGCTTACCGGTCTGTGTCACATATTATTGATGATACAGTGGTGGCAATGGGCGCTAAACTTACTGATCCTGGTGTGCCAGGGGGGAATGTATATTACTTGGGTGGGCATGACTATGGCAGAACTGGTAGCCCACGAAACCCTGATTTGGAGCTAACAACTTTGCTAAGGTTAAACGCCTTACGCTTATATTTGAATGCTGCAGTTGTTGCTAGTGGGAACCCTAATATGGCATGGGCTGATGCCGGAGGCCCTGTAGCGGAAATTGGTTGCAGTGATAGTGTTATGCTCGGTTGTGAGCCTGTCGGTCCTCCGCAAGCCACTTATTTATGGACGCCGGCTGAAGGGTTAAGTTGTACGACTTGCCCTAATCCAATGGCAAGCCCTTCAGAAACTACTACTTATACAGTTCATGTTACGCATGGGTGTACTGTTACTGATACCATACAGGTTAAGGTAGAGTCTACCCCTGTGGCTGAGTTTACAAATGATACAGTTTGTGAAGGTCTGCCTACAACATTTGTAGACGAGACTACAGGTGGAGAGGGGTACTGGTTGTGGGATTTTGGGGATACAGCATCGGGTGACGATAACACCTCAAACCTACAAAACCCGGAGCACATCTTTAGTTCGGCAGGAACTTTCGAAGTTACCTTGATTGCTGGGTCCAGTGAATCTTGTGCTGACACTATTGTGCAAGAGGTCATTGTAAACCCTTCCCCTGTGGTTTCGGTGAATTCACCATTGGTTTGTGAGGGCGATTCTACAGAACTTGTGGCCGAGGGGGCTACTTCTTATAGTTGGTCAACGGGTGATACTACAGAAACCATATACATTAATCCTCTTGAAAATGATTTTATTACTGTAACAGGGTCTGCTGAGGGATGTACTTCTGTTGATACCGCTTGGGTAACAGTAAGCCCTGTATTAAGTTTGACTACGGAGGTTGTAGATGTTAGCTGCTATGGCGACAGTAGCGGTGCAGCAAGTGTTGAGGTTAGTGGTGGAATAGAGCCTTTCACCTATAGTTGGAGCACGGATCCGGAGCAAGATACAGAACTTGTTGAAAACCTTTTCGCTGGTACATACTCAGTGATTGTTACTGATTCTATTGGATGTGTGGATAGCGCAAGTGTTGACATCCTCGAACCGGAGGTGCTTGAGGTAGAAGGGGAAACGGAGGATGTTAGCTGTTATGGCGGAGCAGATGGTAGCGCATCAGTTCTGGTTAGCGGTGGCACGCAACCTTACTCCTACTCTTGGGATACCAGTCCAGTGCAAAGAACTTCTGAAGCCATTGACCTAATGGCAGGTGAATATACGGTAGTTGTTACTGACTCTTTAGGGTGTTCTGACTCTTTGACAGTGATTATTGATCAACCTGATGGTTTAGAGTTAGAGGTTGAGGCCTCAGATGTATATTGTTATGGGGACAGTACCGGTACGGCTGCTGTTACTGTAGCGGGCGGAACGGCTCCTTATGGCTTTAGGTGGAGTACTATCCCTGAACAAACTTCAGAGGAGGCCACTGGACTTTCTGCAGGTGATTATTCCGTTTTTGTAACAGACTCTACTGGTTGTGAAGATACAATTATGGTTACTATTTCTCAACCTGATTCCCTTGAGCTGGTAGTAGATAAAATAGATGTAAGTTGTTATGGAGGTACTGATGGGTCGGCTGCTGTAGAAGTAGCGGGAGGGACAGCGCCGTATAGTTATAGTTGGGACACCAGCCCCGAGCAAACCTCTGCTGATATTACTGATCTTGCTGAAGGTATTTACAATGTTCTTGTAACCGACTCCTTAGGTTGCCAAGATACAATAGGCGTACAAATATATCAGCCAGATTCCATTGCGCTGAGCATTGAAACCTTAAATGTAAACTGCTACGATGGTAATGACGGGTCTGCCACTGTACATGCATCAGGCGGAACAGCACCTTATAGCTATCTGTGGGATTCAAGCCCTGAACAAAATACAGCCCATGCAGAGGATCTTGTGGCCGGTGTTTATTTGGTAACGGTAACGGATTCTCTTGGATGTACCGATACGGCAAGTGCCATTATCAGTCAGCCAGAGGCTCTTGTTTCTGAAGCGGTTTTTACTGACGTAACATGTTATGGTGGCGATGATGGCCAAGCTTCCGCAAGCACTACTGGTGGCATAGAACCATATACTTATAGTTGGGACACTGATCCTGTGCAAGATGATTCAGATGCAACTGGACTTACGGCTGGTGACTATGTGCTTACTGTTACTGATTCTGTGGGATGTACAGATAGTTTAGTGGTAACCATTACCCAACCTGAAAGGCTAGTTCTTTCGGCCGAAGCTACTGATGCCTTGTGTTATGGTGATAGTTCAGGTACTGCTTCTGTATCGGTTACAGGTGGAGTGGCTCCTTATGAGTATAGCTGGAATACAAGTCCCGCGCAAATTTCTGAGGACGCAATGGATCTGCCAGCTGGTGTTTATACGGTTACCGTCACAGACTCTTCTGGTTGTCAGGATACGGTCTCTGCCAATGTTGGCCAGCCGGATCTTATAGTACTTAATACAGAGAGTACTGGTGTAAGCTGTTTAGATGGGGATGACGGCTCTGCCAGTGTATCTGTGACTGGAGGTACTGCGCCTTTTACTTATAACTGGAATACCTCTCCTGTCCAAACAACGTCCACGGCAAGTGAATTAGGTGTAGGAGAATATATCGTTACGGTTTTGGACGCTAACCAGTGCGAAATGTCGGATACGGTTATGCTTGGTTCACCTGATATGCCTGTGGCTGACTTCTCTTCCGGTACGGCATGTCTGGGCGATGGCCCTGTCTCATTTACTGACCTATCTGTAGAGCCTCCTGGGTCGGAAATTACAGAATGGGAATGGAGCTTTGGAGATCCTTCATCTGGAAACTTAAACCACTCTGATGTACAAAATCCTGATCATGAGTATGGCTCTGAAGGGATATTTGAAGTTACGCTGACCGTAATTACTGATAAGGGGTGTAGTGATTACATTGCTAAACCCGTAGAGGTGTTCCCTTTGCCTCGGGCTCACTTTGGTTCACCGTCAGAAGGTTGTGCGCCTTTGTGTGTTGATTTTATAGATTCTTCTACTGTACTTTCAGGCACGATTGAATCATGGGAATGGGATTTGGGCGATGCCTCTGCCCCAGAAGAAGCTCTTTCGACGGAGCAAAACCCTAGTCATTGTTTCACGGAGGTTGGCAGCTATGATGTTTCTTTGCGTGTTGTTACTGATAACGGATGCTTGGCAGAATTAAAGGTAAATGAATTTGTTAAAGTGCACCCAGATCCAGCAGCGCCTGTTTTAGATAATGAACGGATTTGTACGGATACTGAAGACTACCAAGATATAGGGGTAGATGAAGTGGAAGGGTACTCATACTTTTGGGAACAAACTTTTGACTCTAGTGCGGTAATAACGGTAAGCGAGCCGGGTGATTATTTATTAAGGATCACCAATCAATGGGGCTGCTCGTCAGAGGGAACTGCCAATGTAAGGGATGTTTGTCCGCCACGGCTTTTCGTGGGTAATGCTTTTAGTCCAGATGGAGACGGAATCAATGACTTGTTTACGGTACACTCTGCTTTTATTGGTGACTATCAAATGTTGATTTTTAACCGTTGGGGTGAAATAATTTTCGAATC
- a CDS encoding RNA polymerase sigma factor → MLSEEESIISAAKQGNIGAFKKIFDFYMPRMRPVCLRYAQCAFDADDILQEAFIKIHKNLYQFKFKGSFEGWIKRIVINTALNHYKKSNPSYVLHNIDEINEAEIGQAEITLLEESSTSAIFLALNKLPPGYKMVLTLYTLEDYAHKEIAHMLGITEGSSRSQYAKAKKMLINLLSRQRNEDKSDLLKKIKP, encoded by the coding sequence ATGCTTTCAGAAGAAGAGTCAATCATATCGGCAGCTAAGCAAGGAAACATAGGCGCATTTAAGAAAATATTTGATTTCTATATGCCCAGAATGCGTCCCGTTTGCCTAAGATATGCCCAATGTGCATTTGACGCTGACGATATTTTACAGGAAGCATTTATAAAAATACATAAAAACCTTTACCAATTTAAGTTTAAAGGATCATTTGAAGGGTGGATAAAAAGAATTGTAATAAATACCGCCCTGAACCACTACAAAAAAAGCAACCCTTCTTATGTCTTACATAATATAGATGAAATTAATGAAGCAGAAATCGGACAGGCAGAAATTACATTATTAGAGGAGTCTAGCACTTCGGCCATTTTTCTAGCACTAAACAAATTACCTCCAGGCTATAAAATGGTTCTTACTTTATATACCCTTGAAGACTATGCCCATAAAGAAATAGCTCACATGCTAGGTATTACAGAAGGAAGTTCGAGGTCTCAGTACGCCAAAGCAAAAAAAATGTTAATTAATTTGCTTTCCAGGCAACGAAATGAAGACAAAAGTGATCTTCTAAAAAAGATTAAGCCATGA
- a CDS encoding FecR family protein: protein MSNINKGRFKDAFKKKIGEDKPLHSERDEQIWENVLQEISEAKPTTSNKKVLLAVAASLAFLLICSIVFLYQDKTSQTAVTTNEKIENKQKTSGQEEEKVVAQKEQKETSQTSEPKEKAPSATEETPNPPKEKTNVFANASRIYSDNKTIGHKLPDGSMVSLNTGTSLKVADGFSQNRKLLLKGEAYFEVETNTGNPFTVHFDKFQLTVTGTKFNIRSIDGERSKEVTVTEGTVVVRNTNNNDEGIEVSKNEQLKINEQGKYELVKVVSDNYITWKTNNLNFNQARLEEVFLVLSRHYNIKLVPDDNITSCKFTGDLSDLSAQEALNGVCLTSGLKADTLENHIFIKGETCE, encoded by the coding sequence ATGAGCAATATAAATAAAGGCCGCTTTAAGGATGCATTTAAGAAAAAGATCGGCGAGGATAAGCCTTTGCATTCTGAAAGAGATGAACAAATATGGGAAAATGTTCTTCAAGAAATTTCAGAGGCTAAACCAACCACATCCAACAAGAAAGTATTACTTGCTGTGGCTGCAAGCTTAGCCTTCTTGTTAATATGTAGCATTGTTTTTTTATACCAAGACAAAACCTCGCAAACTGCGGTTACTACCAATGAAAAAATAGAAAACAAACAAAAAACCTCTGGTCAAGAAGAAGAAAAGGTTGTTGCGCAAAAAGAACAAAAAGAAACTTCTCAAACTTCCGAACCTAAAGAAAAAGCGCCCTCTGCTACTGAAGAAACACCTAATCCTCCAAAAGAGAAAACCAATGTATTTGCAAATGCCAGCAGAATTTATTCTGACAATAAAACCATAGGGCATAAACTACCAGATGGCTCAATGGTATCGCTCAATACAGGCACCTCGCTTAAAGTGGCCGACGGCTTCTCGCAAAATCGTAAACTCCTTCTTAAAGGTGAAGCCTATTTTGAAGTTGAAACCAATACAGGCAACCCTTTTACTGTACATTTTGACAAATTCCAGCTTACTGTAACTGGGACTAAATTTAACATCAGGAGTATTGACGGCGAAAGGTCAAAAGAAGTAACGGTAACAGAAGGTACAGTAGTCGTTCGTAACACAAATAACAATGACGAAGGTATTGAAGTAAGCAAGAACGAACAGCTAAAAATTAATGAGCAAGGAAAATATGAACTTGTGAAAGTCGTTTCTGATAATTATATTACATGGAAAACTAATAACTTAAACTTTAATCAGGCCCGTCTTGAGGAAGTTTTCTTAGTACTTTCAAGACACTATAACATTAAACTGGTGCCAGACGACAACATTACATCGTGTAAATTTACAGGCGACTTAAGTGATCTTTCCGCACAAGAAGCACTTAATGGAGTCTGCCTAACAAGTGGTCTTAAAGCCGATACCTTAGAAAACCATATCTTTATTAAAGGGGAGACTTGTGAATAA
- a CDS encoding STN domain-containing protein — translation MAIWLSTMHLSHSQTHDQDSLYAISGNILDKKVCLNYSGDKLITALQKLSIEHGIKLSYSDSKLGPIKIKAVNKDNIPLSAMLELLLRGTKFNYVLAGRSIFIVEDKNKKPAPVNESESDTVKTKESVQRQKHIYTPNNNYIALTPKQKREVHRRYKKELKWASKRAKRLDAQKSDTLKPSQPKRSTKTPHANRLFVAGNLGVGIPHTRIKEVGPDEILQETKPDGSTSALFIPEVSVGILTKNWRFRAGISYKTFSTDKTWQETKTKGPPPGNPAQAERRTETVRHLNAAKFQVFSIPLEAMYVTFWDKTMVGVGGGLGINILTRSSFSTNELRQYYRSETDEDFIEQTNSLAIAAHLRAEAGYFLSEHILITSGVSYNRVLSPYYHNALYHLHLDYFSLSLGLKYLFPVR, via the coding sequence ATGGCAATATGGTTAAGCACCATGCACTTGTCGCATAGCCAAACGCATGACCAAGATTCCCTTTATGCTATTTCTGGAAATATCCTGGACAAAAAAGTTTGCTTAAATTATAGTGGTGACAAACTAATCACTGCTTTACAAAAGCTATCAATAGAGCACGGTATTAAACTCTCCTACTCAGACAGCAAACTAGGGCCTATCAAAATTAAAGCAGTTAACAAAGATAACATCCCTCTATCCGCTATGCTAGAGCTATTGTTGCGCGGTACAAAGTTCAATTACGTATTGGCAGGAAGAAGCATTTTTATTGTAGAAGACAAAAATAAAAAACCAGCACCTGTAAATGAGTCAGAAAGCGATACAGTAAAAACAAAAGAAAGTGTTCAACGTCAAAAACATATCTACACGCCAAACAATAACTATATAGCACTGACACCCAAACAAAAGCGTGAGGTTCACAGAAGGTATAAGAAAGAGCTAAAATGGGCTTCAAAAAGAGCAAAGCGACTTGATGCTCAAAAATCAGATACTTTAAAACCTTCCCAACCCAAGAGAAGTACTAAAACTCCCCATGCAAATAGGCTTTTTGTTGCTGGTAATTTAGGTGTGGGAATACCACATACGCGGATTAAAGAAGTAGGCCCAGATGAAATACTGCAAGAAACAAAACCGGATGGAAGCACTTCTGCACTATTCATACCAGAAGTTAGTGTTGGAATATTAACAAAAAATTGGCGGTTCCGCGCAGGTATATCTTATAAGACTTTCAGTACAGACAAGACATGGCAAGAAACAAAAACCAAAGGTCCTCCTCCTGGAAATCCCGCTCAGGCAGAAAGGCGAACTGAAACCGTACGGCATTTAAACGCTGCGAAATTTCAAGTATTCTCTATACCGCTTGAAGCCATGTATGTAACGTTTTGGGATAAAACTATGGTAGGCGTAGGGGGTGGATTAGGCATTAATATACTAACCAGGTCAAGTTTTTCAACTAACGAACTACGGCAATATTATCGCTCCGAAACAGATGAAGATTTTATTGAACAAACCAACAGCTTAGCCATTGCCGCCCACCTAAGGGCAGAGGCAGGCTATTTTTTATCAGAGCATATATTAATTACATCAGGCGTATCGTATAACAGGGTACTATCCCCTTACTACCACAACGCTTTATACCATCTACACCTAGACTATTTTTCATTATCCTTAGGTTTGAAATATTTATTTCCTGTCAGGTGA
- the ccsA gene encoding cytochrome c biogenesis protein CcsA, with translation MDYIGEHTFLGTYGHFFVVLCFVSTLVAALGYYLAIDKPLKESIGWKQFADKFFLLHGISLLVVIGILFYMIFSHYFEYHYVWKYSNLSMPWHYLLSSFWSGQEGSFLLWSFWILILSFLLKPKFGQLESPVLMVVSTVQAFIFTMLLGVYIGDVKIGGSPFLLIRELPENAGMPWTEMSDYMLKVEALQDGTGLNPLLQNYWMVIHPPVLFLGFAATLFPFALAVAGAIVDNTRIWIQPAITCGLFAMLTLGAGILLGGAWAYESLSFGGFWAWDPVENASLVPWVLLTAGVHMLFVAKKRNKFFFLSRLLVISAFIFVLYSSFLTRSGVLGDSSVHSFTENGLLVHLFLFLFSFALLGLGSLIGSTVLRWIFVCFSFCLLFLSFYVESHGFLVVSWIAGVIFLLVYAFEKQKVDSGVEDKVLSREFWILTGTLVMVTASLQITLSTSVPLINKLFGTDLDAYTDLQQRNMYYAMWQVPFGTILCLLIGVSQFLKYKNTNFKLFIKNITTSLLLALLFSVIIAYLISYDFLTDIWYLLLMFASFFAVFSNFAFLKSIYRGSRDYWGGSVAHIGFGMLVAGALISASGKTAISNNQNEVNLQVLDENFLNTENVMLYKGDTVPMGEYFVSYQGKHQEGVNLYYEIDYFDKEVDDSLPGEHLFSLSPFIQLNEKFGNVSEPGTKHFVSHDVFTHIKWADVPMNTDGQGEDDDFMDPVFLNMEMGKKYQHENHLITFEDIYLLGVEEKQADGYDSASLVVQAELLIRSMSDPHKDPVQVNPLYVVKDSAQVDPVKVYSEELRASFSIVELPSKPNTINLAIEDDEYLVLQALKFPGMNLLWAGCIIMVVGCFMAFRKNMKEKGAEKVVNDNQDSPKDVVVLDSSV, from the coding sequence ATGGATTATATAGGAGAACACACATTTTTGGGTACTTATGGCCATTTTTTTGTAGTACTATGTTTCGTTTCCACACTTGTTGCTGCGCTTGGCTACTATTTGGCAATTGACAAACCGTTAAAGGAGTCTATTGGCTGGAAGCAGTTTGCTGATAAGTTTTTTCTCTTACACGGGATTTCTCTTTTGGTAGTTATCGGCATCCTCTTTTATATGATCTTCAGCCACTATTTTGAGTATCATTATGTCTGGAAATACTCCAACTTATCTATGCCTTGGCATTATTTGCTTTCAAGTTTTTGGAGCGGGCAAGAAGGTAGTTTTCTATTATGGTCTTTTTGGATATTGATCCTTTCATTTCTTTTAAAACCAAAGTTTGGGCAATTGGAAAGCCCTGTATTAATGGTTGTTTCGACGGTTCAGGCTTTTATATTCACGATGCTGCTAGGTGTTTACATCGGTGATGTCAAAATTGGAGGTAGCCCATTCTTATTGATTCGTGAGTTGCCTGAAAATGCAGGCATGCCTTGGACGGAGATGTCTGATTATATGCTCAAGGTGGAAGCCCTGCAAGACGGGACTGGACTCAACCCCTTGTTGCAGAATTATTGGATGGTAATTCACCCTCCGGTTTTGTTTCTCGGTTTTGCCGCCACACTTTTTCCTTTTGCACTTGCTGTTGCTGGGGCTATAGTAGATAACACCCGAATATGGATCCAGCCTGCTATCACTTGTGGCTTGTTTGCAATGCTTACCTTGGGGGCAGGGATCTTACTGGGCGGTGCTTGGGCCTATGAGTCTCTTAGCTTTGGAGGTTTTTGGGCTTGGGATCCAGTAGAAAACGCCTCCCTTGTCCCGTGGGTTTTGCTCACAGCGGGAGTTCATATGTTGTTTGTTGCTAAAAAGAGGAATAAGTTTTTCTTCTTGTCTCGTTTATTGGTAATATCAGCTTTTATCTTTGTTTTATATTCTAGCTTCTTGACACGAAGCGGAGTGCTTGGAGATAGCTCTGTTCATTCTTTTACAGAAAATGGCTTGCTGGTTCACCTTTTTCTTTTTCTATTCTCTTTTGCTTTGCTAGGGTTAGGCTCGCTTATTGGTTCAACAGTATTAAGGTGGATTTTCGTGTGTTTCTCTTTTTGTCTGTTGTTTTTAAGCTTCTATGTTGAATCTCATGGGTTTTTAGTTGTGTCATGGATCGCAGGCGTAATATTTTTGCTTGTGTATGCTTTTGAAAAGCAAAAAGTAGATTCTGGTGTTGAAGATAAAGTACTCTCACGGGAATTTTGGATCTTAACAGGTACACTCGTAATGGTGACGGCATCCTTGCAGATAACCCTTTCAACTTCTGTTCCACTTATCAATAAGCTTTTTGGAACCGACTTAGATGCTTATACAGATCTTCAACAGCGAAACATGTATTATGCCATGTGGCAGGTTCCTTTTGGTACGATCCTTTGCTTGCTTATAGGTGTTTCTCAATTTCTAAAATACAAGAACACCAATTTTAAACTATTTATAAAAAATATCACTACAAGTTTACTGCTTGCCTTGCTGTTTTCTGTTATCATTGCTTATTTGATTTCATATGATTTTTTAACTGATATATGGTATTTACTATTAATGTTTGCTTCTTTTTTTGCTGTGTTTTCCAATTTTGCCTTTTTGAAATCTATCTATAGAGGAAGTAGGGATTACTGGGGAGGGTCGGTGGCTCATATTGGTTTCGGAATGTTAGTTGCTGGGGCTTTAATTTCAGCTTCTGGGAAAACAGCTATATCTAACAATCAAAATGAAGTCAACCTTCAGGTGTTAGATGAGAACTTCCTTAATACTGAAAATGTCATGCTTTATAAGGGAGACACTGTTCCGATGGGAGAGTATTTTGTTTCCTATCAGGGCAAGCACCAAGAAGGGGTTAACCTTTACTACGAGATTGACTACTTTGATAAGGAAGTAGATGACTCTTTGCCAGGCGAGCACCTTTTTAGTCTCTCTCCTTTTATTCAACTCAATGAAAAGTTTGGGAATGTGTCAGAGCCAGGAACTAAGCATTTTGTTTCTCATGATGTATTTACACATATTAAATGGGCTGATGTGCCCATGAACACGGATGGTCAGGGGGAAGATGACGACTTTATGGATCCTGTTTTTTTAAATATGGAAATGGGTAAAAAGTACCAACACGAAAACCATTTGATCACATTTGAAGATATTTATTTATTAGGTGTGGAGGAAAAACAAGCAGATGGTTATGACAGTGCTAGTTTGGTGGTGCAGGCTGAATTATTAATAAGAAGCATGTCTGACCCGCATAAAGATCCTGTTCAGGTAAATCCTTTGTATGTTGTCAAAGACTCAGCGCAAGTAGATCCTGTAAAGGTCTATTCTGAAGAATTGCGTGCAAGCTTTTCAATTGTTGAACTTCCCAGTAAGCCAAATACTATCAACCTTGCTATTGAAGATGACGAATATCTTGTATTGCAAGCCCTTAAATTTCCTGGAATGAATTTGCTTTGGGCAGGGTGCATTATAATGGTTGTGGGGTGTTTTATGGCCTTTAGGAAAAATATGAAGGAAAAGGGGGCTGAGAAAGTTGTAAATGATAACCAAGACTCCCCTAAGGATGTGGTTGTTTTAGATTCAAGTGTTTGA
- a CDS encoding cytochrome c maturation protein CcmE, producing MKKANVLAIVIIAISAGIIISTASTNSTYADFAKASESEGGDFTVVGSLQKGKSIEYNPSIDPNLVTFFMVDKMGNESKVVLNQSKPQDMERSEDVVVKGRMKDGVFYATTILFKCPSKYAEENEFKADLSEGSMVRPN from the coding sequence ATGAAAAAGGCCAATGTATTAGCTATTGTTATTATAGCTATTTCTGCAGGAATTATTATAAGTACAGCGTCAACAAACAGTACCTATGCAGACTTTGCAAAGGCTTCAGAGTCGGAGGGGGGTGACTTTACTGTAGTTGGGTCGCTTCAGAAAGGCAAGTCAATTGAATATAACCCTAGTATTGATCCTAATTTGGTTACCTTCTTTATGGTTGATAAAATGGGCAATGAGTCTAAGGTTGTTTTGAATCAGAGTAAGCCACAGGACATGGAACGGTCTGAAGATGTTGTTGTAAAGGGTAGAATGAAAGACGGAGTGTTTTATGCTACTACTATTTTATTTAAATGTCCATCAAAGTATGCTGAAGAAAATGAATTTAAAGCAGACTTATCCGAGGGCAGCATGGTAAGACCCAATTGA